In Sphaeramia orbicularis chromosome 7, fSphaOr1.1, whole genome shotgun sequence, one genomic interval encodes:
- the lrtm1 gene encoding leucine-rich repeat and transmembrane domain-containing protein 1, translated as MRVVPVCALLPLLLTLSHACPKECTCNSNTKVVDCRGRGLYDIPRRLHPDTQELYLQDNRIRGLGSMAFRDIPLVRILDLSNNSITSISPTALLGLRTLQRLSLAHNSLRELDKRLLGPIRSLSHLDLSHNSLWGLHGAMGESLRNLSHLGLAHNRLTRLDRSLLENLGHLDSLTLRGNPWRCDCQLIGLKLWLETYLFKGGVVDEVLCSQPAEMRDRDLQKIPYQLFHACMTTSYHYLFANIHHLESERLLRGHTHGNHVHPSSHTLHVPMAIGEGFGGGVGGGGGGGSMPECEPKQKQRPVNLRHAIATVIITGVVCGIVCLMMLAAAVYGCAYAAIMAKYQRELKKNEELAAAQGADHATADEKEPLENAIA; from the exons ATGAGAG TGGTACCAGTGTGtgccctcctccccctcctcctcactTTGTCACATGCCTGTCCAAAGGAGTGTACCTGCAACAGCAACACCAAAGTGGTGGACTGTCGGGGTCGAGGCCTCTATGACATCCCCCGACGACTGCATCCAGACACTCAAGAGCTGTACCTCCAGGATAACCGTATCCGAGGGTTGGGATCCATGGCCTTCCGGGATATTCCCCTTGTTCGCATTCTTGATCTATCTAATAACTCTATAACATCTATATCACCAACGGCTCTGCTGGGTCTCAGAACTTTGCAGCGCCTCAGCCTGGCCCACAACAGCCTCAGAGAGCTCGACAAGCGGTTGCTCGGACCTATCCGCTCGCTTTCGCACCTTGATCTCTCACACAACAG CTTGTGGGGTTTGCATGGAGCCATGGGAGAGAGTCTAAGAAATCTAAGCCATCTAGGCCTGGCTCACAACAGGTTAACAAGACTGGACCGGTCTTTGTTGGAGAACCTGGGCCACCTAGACAGCCTCACACTGCGAGGCAACCCCTGGAGGTGTGACTGCCAGCTCATAGGCCTAAAACTCTGGCTGGAGACCTACCTCTTTAAAG GTGGAGTGGTGGATGAGGTGCTTTGTTCCCAGCCGGCGGAAATGAGGGACAGAGACCTGCAGAAAATCCCGTACCAACTTTTCCACGCCTGCATGACCACAAGTTACCACTACCTGTTCGCCAACATACATCACCTGGAGTCTGAGAGGCTACTGCGAGGCCACACCCACGGCAACCATGTTCATCCTTCAAGCCACACCCTCCACGTCCCCATGGCAATCGGGGAGGGCTTTGGTGGTGGggtaggaggaggagggggtggggggagtATGCCAGAGTGTGAACCAAAGCAGAAGCAGAGGCCTGTCAACTTGCGCCACGCCATTGCCACGGTGATCATCACCGGCGTAGTGTGTGGGATCGTGTGTCTGATGATGCTGGCTGCAGCAGTGTACGGCTGTGCCTACGCTGCGATCATGGCCAAATATCAGCGAGAGCTTAAGAAGAACGAGGAGTTGGCAGCAGCGCAGGGGGCAGATCACGCAACAGCAGATGAAAAGGAACCACTGGAGAACGCTATCGCctaa